In Topomyia yanbarensis strain Yona2022 chromosome 2, ASM3024719v1, whole genome shotgun sequence, one DNA window encodes the following:
- the LOC131679336 gene encoding uncharacterized protein LOC131679336, with product MPNNQSCQACQGSDNSRMVACDKCGSWWHFDCVGVGESISEKDFCCRKCVFNDKEDENPQKSSSVANSEVGTSTGSTRNRTKLRLMKLQQQKELMKRQLELEREEQRRRHEAERLLKENEVEKKQLEIDSIYLQEKFRALEEDCDNDCDDLKSRKSAQSSISKVNQWRERHLGGLVNSTLVTQETVPVATTTSTAVVADPTHSDALQTVASSPAVKSVSNTLSTGIAATTPVCNKTSTILTTVQSIQSAIPAPISSSVAPVCANHPSVTQPVIQSAVGGPPNLSSLGGLLNRTSQQYPFWFPHGSAIVGGNPSIGVSNSQGCAIPAQIVNQGNSNYPSVGVSISQGTTIPVPVGNQGGTSNSFPVYFPPFPNYINQYDRHCPLPPELPWEHPPRMGMYNPPAVQPSTENEIGPTSRQLAARQVMSKELPPFSGNPEEWPLFISSFTNSTNACGFTNAENLMRLQRCLRGGALEAVRSRLLIPDSVPQVLATLQTLYGRPEILVYALLKKVREVPAPKSDKLETLIGFGMAVQNLCDHLHASNQEAHLNNPTLLYELVEKLPANLKLDWAMVKRQQPGADLRTFAAYMSMIVSAATEVTLTIDAKPNHQKNDKSKEKNFCNPHSAPTVSHPKPEENCSTGRQCLVCQDPLHKVKDCATFKKWDVDNRWKLVQKLSLCRICLFSHGRRPCKSKGRCGIDGCDYRHHPMLHSISKRSDASTSNNNAVQNHHHTGRGSLFRIVPVTLHGKTRSITTFAFLDDGSSITLVEDSITNFLDVDGKADNLCLAWTGNVTRSEEQSKRVKLDISGVTHRKKYTISEARTVKSLGLPRQTLCYKDLVERYPYLAGLPIPDYKDVVPKILIGNDNAHLSVTLKRRERLLDEPIGTKTRLGWSIHGPIATMRNEPCFSMHMCQCVHEDEDLHNIVKEYFSLENMGVSLQRNLESEENQRARRTLQITTLRVGFRFQIGLLWKYDTFEFPDSYFMAVRRLECLERRMLADPELGSNVRRQIEEYKIKGYIEKASKADLIAVDPRKVWYLPLGVVINPKKPGKIRIFCDAAAKVDGVSLNTMLSKGPDLLVPLKSVLTGFRERQIALCADVKEMFHQMLMRKEDKHAQRILWRDDPNHEPQVYFMSVATFGAASSPCSAQFVKNLNASEYADRYPEATDAIIRKHYVDDYLDSVDSEDEAIKRAKEVAFVHSRGGFIIRGWMSNSKEVLQKLGETTSADVKEFSMETGHCSERVLGVLWLPEEDAFTYAANFVAVPEWPTKRELLKTVMTLYDPLGFLSHFTIHGKILIQDVWRSKVTWDERIPVELRQRWDQWVALFPFLSSDASLAAFACVAYLRAEVDGKIHCALVTGKAKVAPLKLTSVPRLELQAAVLGARLVEDICSTHTLPIAKRFIWTDSKTVLGWINSDQRRYSQFVAFRVGEILEKTRATEWRWIPSDMNASDDATKWKGEPNLTPEGRWFGDPEVLHINEEYWPSSSDVMYDTTEERRSNLVIEHHVVHSVFDWERFSKWHRLSRTVGYVVRYVGNLKAKARKHPTTKGPLCQEELATAETWVFRAIQKEVYPKEVDILSSIGTQKGGSKLGCDSRLFKLAAFIDEKGVMRMESRISLASFAAYDTRYPIILPRNHHVTTIIIMWYHHKFLHGNRETVINEMLQRFHVSCLRVVVRSVTRECQQCKIRKAKPSVPRMSPLPAARLGAFFRPFTFVGLDYFGPMTIRVGRSNVKRWVALFTCLSIRAVHLEVVHSLSTESCKMAIRRFVARRGSPSEIYSDNATNFLGACNELRSEIKSINESLAETFTNASTRWLFIPPSAPHMGGAWERMVRSVKTAFYAMTTTKLPTEEMFGTVLVEAEGIVNSRPLTFLALDEGNQESLTPNHFLLMSSNGVVQTPRKIYESNAICRSDWDHCRRMVDLFWRRWIREYLPVISRRTKWFGEVRSVKQGDLVIIIDDGLRNG from the exons ATGCCAAACAACCAAAGCTGTCAGGCTTGTCAAGGATCGGACAACAGCCGGATGGTCGCTTGTGACAAATGCGGATCTTGGTGGCATTTCGACTGCGTCGGTGTTGGggaaagtattagcgagaaggACTTTTGCTGTCGGAAGTGTGTCTTTAACGACAAGGAAGACGAAAATCCACAGAAATCATCCAGCGTGGCCAACTCGGAAGTCGGAACATCCACAGGTAGCACCCGGAATCGAACAAAGCTTCGTCTTATGAAACTGCAGCAACAGAAAGAGCTGATGAAGCGACAGTTAGAGCTCGAACGGGAGGAGCAACGCAGACGTCACGAAGCGGAAAGATTGCTGAAGGAGAACGAGGTGGAGAAAAAGCAGCTCGAAATCGATTCGATATATTTGCAGGAGAAGTTTCGTGCATTAGAGGAGGATTGTGACAACGATTGTGATGATCTAAAAAGCCGGAAATCTGCCCAAAGCAGCATCAGCAAAGTCAACCAATGGCGAGAGCGACATCTAGGGGGCTTGGTTAATTCAACCTTAGTCACCCAAGAAACTGTTCCAGTTGCGACTACGACTTCGACCGCTGTAGTGGCAGATCCCACGCATTCCGATGCACTCCAAACGGTAGCAAGCTCCCCTGCTGTCAAAAGTGTTTCTAATACGCTCTCCACGGGGATAGCAGCAACGACACCAGTGTGCAATAAGACCAGCACTATCCTGACGACCGTTCAATCGATCCAGTCGGCAATTCCAGCTCCAATATCAAGTTCCGTCGCGCCGGTGTGTGCAAACCATCCATCAGTGACACAACCCGTCATTCAATCGGCTGTGGGTGGTCCACCGAATTTGAGCAGTTTGGGTGGGTTGTTAAATCGAACGTCTCAACAATATCCGTTTTGGTTTCCGCATGGAAGCGCAATAGTTGGAGGAAATCCATCAATAGGAGTAAGCAACTCGCAAGGTTGTGCGATACCAGCGCAGATAGTAAATCAGGGCAACAGTAATTATCCGTCAGTTGGAGTAAGCATATCGCAAGGTACCACGATACCCGTACCGGTAGGCAATCAGGGTGGTACTAGTAATTCGTTTCCTGTATATTTTCCTCCTTTCCCGAATTATATTAATCAATACGATCGACATTGTCCCTTACCTCCCGAGCTACCATGGGAACACCCACCGCGAATGGGCATGTATAATCCTCCCGCCGTCCAACCATCGACGGAAAACGAAATAGGACCCACATCGCGGCAGCTAGCTGCACGCCAGGTGATGTCGAAGGAGCTCCCTCCGTTCTCAGGGAACCCGGAAGAATGGCCTTTATTTATTAGTTCATTCACCAATTCCACTAATGCTTGTGGGTTTACAAACGCGGAAAATTTGATGCGATTGCAACGTTGTCTACGAGGAGGCGCTTTGGAAGCTGTTCGAAGTAGGCTTTTGATTCCGGATTCAGTTCCACAAGTCTTAGCCACGCTACAGACTTTATATGGGAGACCGGAAATCTTGGTGTACGCTCTACTGAAGAAGGTTCGAGAAGTTCCAGCACCGAAGTCAGACAAACTTGAGACGCTCATCGGATTCGGAATGGCAGTTCAGAACCTCTGTGACCACCTTCACGCTAGTAACCAGGAGGCACATTTGAACAATCCAACGTTGCTTTATGAGTTAGTGGAAAAACTTCCTGCGAACCTCAAGCTGGACTGGGCGATGGTCAAACGTCAACAACCAGGAGCCGATCTTCGAACGTTTGCTGCGTACATGTCCATGATTGTGTCTGCGGCCACAGAGGTTACTCTGACCATTGACGCAAAACCAAATCATCAAAAGAACGACAAGTCAAAGGAAAAGAATTTCTGCAATCCACATTCAGCGCCTACTGTCAGCCACCCGAAGCCCGAGGAAAATTGTTCAACGGGGAGGCAGTGCCTGGTGTGCCAAGACCCCTTGCACAAAGTGAAGGATTGTGCTACGTTCAAAAAGTGGGACGTCGATAACCGATggaaattggttcaaaaactaTCGCTTTGtcgtatttgtttattttcgcaTGGAAGGCGTCCATGCAAGTCGAAAGGGCGGTGTGGAATAGATGGTTGTGATTATAGACATCACCCGATGCTGCATTCTATCTCAAAGAGAAGCGATGCATCTACGTCAAACAACAATGCAGTGCAAAATCATCACCACACCGGGAGAGGTTCCCTTTTTCGCATTGTTCCTGTGACACTCCACGGAAAGACACGATCGATCACGACATTCGCCTTCCTAGACGACGGTTCGTCGATAACGTTGGTTGAGGATTCTATTACGAATTTCCTTGATGTTGATGGTAAAGCCGATAATCTATGTCTGGCCTGGACGGGTAATGTTACTCGTTCCGAAGAGCAATCTAAGCGGGTGAAGTTAGACATATCAGGTGTTACACACCGAAAGAAGTACACCATTTCTGAAGCTCGAACGGTGAAAAGCTTGGGATTACCAAGGCAGACCCTATGCTATAAGGATCTTGTTGAACGTtatccgtatttggctggactACCCATTCCGGATTACAAGGATGTCGTTCCCAAGATTCTAATCGGTAATGACAATGCTCATTTAAGTGTCACCTTGAAAAGGCGTGAAAGGCTACTAGATGAGCCTATCGGCACCAAAACTAGACTAGGGTGGTCAATTCATGGTCCGATAGCAACGATGAGGAATGAACCATGCTTCAGCATGCACATGTGCCAGTGCGTACATGAGGATGAGGACTTGCACAATATAGTCAAGGAGTATTTTTCCCTTGAGAATATGGGAGTGTCCCTACAACGAAACTTAGAGTCCGAAGAAAATCAACGAGCTAGGCGGACTCTGCAAATTACCACATTGCGCGTAGGCTTCCGATTCCAAATCGGGTTGTTGTGGAAGTACGATACCTTCGAATTTCCTGATAGCTACTTCATGGCTGTGCGAAGGCTGGAATGTCTGGAGCGACGTATGTTGGCGGATCCTGAACTCGGTTCCAATGTTCGTAGGCAGATAGAGGAGTACAAAATAAAAGGGTATATTGAGAAAGCATCCAAGGCTGATTTGATCGCGGTGGATCCACGAAAAGTTTGGTATTTACCACTGGGCGTGGTTATTAATCCTAAAAAGCCAGGTAAAATCCGCATCTTCTGTGACGCAGCAGCGAAAGTGGATGGGGTGAGCTTAAACACAATGCTGAGTAAGGGGCCGGATCTGCTTGTACCGTTGAAGTCAGTTCTAACCGGATTCCGAGAACGACAAATAGCTCTATGTGCGGATGTGAAAGAAATGTTTCACCAGATGCTTATGCGAAAGGAAGATAAACACGCCCAGCGAATTTTATGGAGAGATGACCCAAACCATGAGCCACAAGTGTACTTCATGAGTGTGGCCACTTTCGGAGCTGCCAGTTCGCCGTGTTCGGCACAATTTGTTAAGAACCTAAACGCAAGCGAATATGCAGATCGATATCCAGAAGCTACAGACGCAATAATACGTAAACATTATGTTGACGACTATCTGGACAGCGTGGACAGTGAAGATGAAGCGATCAAGAGAGCGAAAGAGGTTGCTTTTGTTCATTCCCGAGGCGGATTTATTATTCGTGGGTGGATGTCCAACTCGAAGGAAGTTCTGCAAAAGCTGGGTGAAACAACGAGCGCCGACGTTAAGGAGTTCTCGATGGAGACTGGCCACTGTTCGGAACGTGTGTTGGGAGTGTTGTGGTTACCGGAAGAAGATGCGTTCACGTACGCGGCTAATTTTGTGGCGGTACCTGAATGGCCTACCAAGAGAGAGCTGCTGAAGACGGTGATGACTTTATATGATCCTCTGGGATTTCTTTCACACTTTACCATTCATGGGAAAATCCTAATCCAGGACGTTTGGCGCAGCAAGGTTACGTGGGATGAAAGAATTCCTGTTGAGTTAAGACAACGATGGGACCAATGGGTTGCCCTTTTTCCCTTCCTTAGCAGCG ATGCCAGTTTAGCCGCCTTTGCGTGTGTGGCCTATTTACGCGCCGAGGTAGATGGAAAAATTCATTGCGCATTGGTGACTGGGAAGGCAAAGGTCGCCCCTCTCAAATTGACGTCCGTGCCTCGGCTGGAACTTCAAGCTGCGGTGTTAGGAGCGCGTCTAGTCGAAGACATCTGCTCCACTCACACTCTACCTATTGCGAAGAGATTCATTTGGACCGATTCTAAAACAGTGCTGGGATGGATTAATTCGGATCAACGAAGATATAGCCAGTTCGTAGCATTCCGCGTCGGAGAGATTCTGGAGAAGACACGTGCTACTGAATGGCGTTGGATTCCTTCGGATATGAATGCGTCTGATGATGCTACAAAGTGGAAAGGCGAGCCTAATCTAACCCCGGAGGGTCGCTGGTTTGGGGACCCTGAAGTTTTGCATATTAATGAGGAGTACTGGCCGTCATCTTCCGATGTCATGTACGATACAACCGAGGAGCGACGGTCCAATTTGGTGATCGAGCATCATGTAGTTCACTCAGTTTTCGACTGGGAGAGATTTTCGAAATGGCACCGTTTGTCTAGAACCGTCGGGTACGTTGTGCGATATGTCGGCAATTTGAAAGCCAAAGCCCGAAAACATCCCACCACAAAGGGTCCATTGTGCCAAGAAGAGTTAGCAACAGCGGAGACGTGGGTCTTTCGTGCGATTCAAAAGGAGGTCTACCCGAAGGAAGTGGACATACTGTCTTCTATTGGCACTCAGAAAGGAGGCTCGAAATTAGGCTGCGACAGTAGGCTTTTCAAACTTGCTGCATTCATTGATGAGAAAGGGGTCATGCGTATGGAAAGCAGAATCAGCCTGGCTTCGTTCGCGGCTTACGACACAAGGTACCCCATCATACTCCCTCGGAATCACCACGTTACGACCATCATCATAATGTGGTATCATCACAAGTTCCTGCATGGTAATAGGGAAACGGTGATCAACGAAATGCTCCAGCGTTTCCACGTATCCTGCCTACGCGTTGTCGTTCGAAGCGTAACCAGAGAGTGCCAGCAATGCAAGATTCGTAAAGCGAAACCATCGGTACCTAGAATGAGCCCTCTACCAGCTGCCAGACTAGGAGCATTCTTCCGGCCATTTACATTCGTCGGTCTGGATTATTTCGGGCCAATGACTATTAGAGTTGGTCGAAGCAACGTGAAACGCTGGGTTGCGTTATTCACATGTCTTTCCATCCGTGCGGTGCATCTAGAAGTCGTGCATTCGCTTTCAACCGAGTCATGCAAGATGGCAATTCGGCGTTTTGTAGCCAGGCGTGGCTCACCATCAGAAATATACAGCGATAACGCGACAAACTTTCTCGGTGCCTGCAACGAACTTCGAAGCGAGATTAAAAGCATTAATGAAAGCCTTGCGGAGACCTTCACAAACGCCAGTACGAGATGGCTTTTCATCCCTCCGTCCGCTCCGCATATGGGCGGCGCTTGGGAGCGGATGGTACGCTCAGTTAAAACAGCTTTCTACGCGATGACAACTACCAAGCTTCCAACGGAAGAGATGTTCGGAACGGTATTAGTGGAGGCCGAAGGTATTGTCAATTCCAGGCCTTTGACCTTCCTAGCATTGGATGAAGGCAACCAAGAATCATTAACACCCAATCATTTCCTCCTTATGAGTTCCAACGGAGTCGTGCAGACTCCGAGGAAAATCTACGAGTCGAATGCCATATGTCGGAGTGACTGGGACCATTGTCGTCGCATGGTTGATCTATTCTGGCGGCGTTGGATCCGCGAGTATCTGCCTGTAATATCAAGAAGGACAAAATGGTTTGGGGAAGTAAGATCGGTGAAGCAAGGAGATTTGGTAATAATTATTGACGATGGACTCCGCAATGGATGA